A segment of the Oncorhynchus tshawytscha isolate Ot180627B linkage group LG06, Otsh_v2.0, whole genome shotgun sequence genome:
TCTGGAACAATTACTGCAGAAGAACAGGAGCAACGTGTTTTGTACACAAATGTTTTGGAATATGAACAAGATCATGTGAGTTCAAAGTGCAGTGACAACTTGACAAGTCATTGTATCGATAAGTGAACTTTAGTGTTTCCTGTCGAGTTGTCCTCATCCTGTGTATGTTTGACTTATAGGACTGGCCCAAGCTATGGAAAGCCAACATTAAGAAAAATCCTGATGATTCCACATTGGTGTCCGGCCTTGTTTCATGTCTTCTCAGGTACTAAACACGAGGCCGCACAAGGCAGTCCTAGTTCTATAATTTTCCATACATAATGTTGCTTAATTTCCTTTTGAATAGAGGAGTCATttttgtgtgctttgtgtgtATCCTAGCTGTCCAGACCACCCTGTGATGATGTTACTGAAAAGGCTCCAGTACAGAGTTTACAACAGGCTCTACCCAATCGTGAGTAAGAGTCTCCCTACAAGTCCTGCCCTGCCTATGAAACCCTCCCACAGCGCCCAGAGCCTGTTGATGTCAGACTCTCATCAGAACGTGTCAAAATCCGAAGTGGGCCACAGTATGTCCTCCGATGCCTCTCTCAATATCTCCTTCTCACATGACCATATTGCTAACGAGGAGGATAGTGATGGGCCCCATACACTGGACAGGGAGAATTCGTTTGAGGATCTGGAGCAGTTTCTGACACAGCTGGACTGGGCTCCATCACATGGGGACCCTGACGTGACCTTTGAACAGTCACAGTTGGATCAGGAGGAGCCTCTCGTTCAAGACTTGGAGATGCGTGATCTCAAAGAACACCTCAAGGCTATTGTGAAGGACATCCATATTGCCATTGGTTAGTATGACTGTTAAAATGTAGACCTCGTGTTTTCTAATTGTTGAGGGAAATGTATGAAAATAACTTTGTGTTGCAGATCAACTGCTGTCGCTATGTCTTCTCTCCTTTGAGTGTCTGAACACAGCCAGTTCTAAGGACCTGTGTGTGGCCAGCATAGAAGAAGCCTTCTTCACTCCCCTCTGGAGCTCTTTGTTGGCTCTCTTCAGGTAatcttctctttttttttttttgcagctaTGATCACATGCCCATATTTTGTGGCAAAAACTAGTGATTGGGGTTTTGAAATAATTTCACTATTCGAATAGTATCATGCATTTCTGTAGGATATTTGAATTACATGTGGGTTTTTTTATACATCTTACGGTTTTAACCTAAGGACTGCTGGCACTCTATTGCTTAAGCTGCGgagggggcagtgtgtgtgagagggagagcagaCAAAGGGAGCAGGAGAGGCGCCAAGGCAACTCGGTGACAGCCAAGACTAGCTAACTTGTAGCAGCCACAATGTTATTTATCATCCCATATAACAGTGCCTGTCTTGACTAGAGTAGCCTAGAGAAGCTAACCATATATAGTTAACTAGGCTAATTGAGGCCATATGCCGCTTTCTCCCCAACTCCATTCAGATAAAACAACCGCTTACCTGTTGGTTGCTCAGTGGTAGCCTACTCCTTCTCATTTCGCTAACTTTTCATTCTGTGATTTTATTGCATCTTGCATTGCGTTAGTGAACTATCACTCCACTTGCTACACTTTAAGCCTCTGCTGAATTTAATTAGCTAACATAAACAACAAGATACACATGTGAAGGTTACCAGTTGGCTAGCTGTCTTTTTTATGGGGTGCACGTCATAAAACCTACATTGAGAagtttgttttattaaattaatCATTTTAAATGTCATGGTATATCCTATATGTAACAATGTCACATGGATTTGTTATTTACGTTTAGAAAAGGCATTTTCGGTGTTAAAATAGGCCTACAAAAATAACACAAGAATTTGAATACTAACGTCGGTTCGGATATTTGATATTCAAATAACCGTGCACATCCCTAGTAAAAGCTTCTTGTTTGCAAAAGGAGTTGGATGTCAGGCAGTGGTCGATAGATGGCGTCGGTATGCTACAACtataaactgttctctcttctcctatTAGCCTGCTGCATGGTTGATTATGTGTATCAGTGTAGTGAGATGATTAACAAACCTGTGATTCAACCGTTCCTTGATGTATTCAATCTGTCCATTTAGAAAGGTAGTTCTGTGTGAAGCTGGTGTCAGTCATGTCACACTACTTGTTGATTTGGCATGGTTACCTCTTATTTCTTTGTGTCCTGGACTATGAAGGAAGgtccacagagagagggagctgtcCTTTGAGTCCAGTATGAGGCTGTATCGGGATGCCTCACCTGGTGATGTTGGTGTCCCATCGAAACTGTACCCCCAGGACCCTGTCATGCTGCATGGTTCCTACCCCTATGACTCGGCAGTGCAAGAGCTTCGCTTGCTGTGCAGAGATTGCTGTCCCCAGAGAAAGCTGGAGTGCATTGGTGAGTGAGACCCTCAAGACCCTCACTGGACAATGATAGTGTGGGAAGTGTTCTTTACATTTCTCATACCGCAGAAGCATTTAATTGGGTGGAAAACCCATGTTTCTCTGCTCCAATAACATCCCATACACAATGTTCTTTTATTTCAGACAGGCTGGAATCTGTTTTGACTTGTTTGTGTGATGTTATTGATGATTTCCATATGCCTACAGTTGGAAgcttacatataccttagccaaatacatttaaactcagtttattcacaattcctgacatttaatccttgtaaaaattccctgttttaggtcagttaggatcaccacattattttaagaatgtgaaatgccagaataatagcagagtgatttatttcagtttctctttattttatcacattcccattgggtcagaagtttacatactaattgagtgtatttggtagcattgcctttaaattgtttagcttgggtcaaatgtttctggtagccttccacaagcttcccacaataagttgggtgaattttggcccattcctcctgacagagctggtgcaactgagtcaggttttaaggcctccttgcttgcacacactttttcagttctgcccacaaattgtctatgggattgaggtcagggatttgtgatggtcactccaataccttgactttgttgtccttaagccattttgccacaactttggaagtatgctcggggtcattgtccatttggaagacccatttgcgaccaactttaacttcctgactgatgtcttgagatgttgcttcaatatatccacataattgtcctatctcatgatgccatctattttgtgaagtgcacctgtccctcctgcagaaaagcacccccacaacatgatgctgccaatcccgtgcttcacagttgggatggtgttctttggcttgcaagcatccccctttttcctccaaacataacgatggtcattatggccaaacagttgtattttttttttcttcagaccagaggacatttctccaaaaagtccgatctttgtccccatgtgcagttgcaaaccgtagtctggcttttttatggaggttttggagcagtggcttcttccttgctgagtggcctttcaggttatgatgatataggactcgttttactgtggatatagatacttttgtaccggtttcctccagcatcttcacaaggtcctttgctgttattctgggattgatttgcacttttcacaccaaagtacgttcatctctaggagacagaacgcgtctccttcctgagcggtatgactgctgcgtggtcccatggtgtttatgcttgcgtactattgtttgtatagatgaacgtggtaccttcaggcattcggaaattgctcccaaggatgaaccagacttgtggaggtctacagttttttttctgaggtcttggctgatttctgttgattttcccatgatgtcaagcaaggaggcactgagtttgaacgtaggccttgaaatacatccacaggtacacctccaattgactcaaatgatgtcaattagcctaacagaagcctctcaagccatgacattttctggagtgaaataagttaaataatctgtctaaacaattgttggaaaaattacttgtcatgcacaaagtagatgtcataaccgacttgccaaaactattttttgttatcaagaaatttgtggagtggttgaaaaacaagttttaatgactccaacctaagtgtatgtaaacttctgaattcaactgtatgtgttagtCACCTTTGTTTTGTGTCCTGTTCTGTTGCAGTTCGAACGTTGCGTCTGATCTGTGCTTGTGCTGAGGACTACTCCTGCCTTCATGAGGCAGAAACCAAAACTGCAGCCATGTGAGTGTAATACTACAATATTGCTTTTTTGGATATGAACATGCTCACATGCTGGACCATGCTCGTTTCCCCTcaaatctctcacacacagtgcAAACAGtgttatttacagtgccttcagaaaggattcacaccttgactttttccacattttgtttcaatctgaatttaaaatggactaatttgagattttttttgtgtcactggcctacacacactaaacatcccataatgtcaaagtagaaatgtttttacaaattaacatatattttttttaaataactacaTCACTTTACCCCACACATATTCTACCAcaaaaccagggaggttttccaatgcctcacaaagaagggtacctattggtaaaaaaaaaaggaagggagacattgaatgtccctttgagcatggtgttattaattacactttggatggtgtatcaatacacccagtcactacaaagatacaggtatccttcctaactcatttgctggagaggaaggaagccgctcagtgatttcaccataggccaaaggtgactttaaaacagttagtttaacggctgtgataggagaactgaggatggatcaacaacattgtagttactccacaatactaacctaattgacagtgaaaagaaggaagcctgtagagaatacaaatattccaaaacatgcatcctgtttgctataaggcattaaagtaaaactgcaacaaaATGTGGCAATGTTTGGGGCAAAAACAACACATTacggagtaccactctccatattttcaagcacagtgATGACTGGATCGTGTTATATCCTTAACACTTGTAAGtgttaaggactagggagtttttcaggataaaaaaaaactgaatggagctaagcaaaaTCCTggtggaaaacctggttgtctgctttccaccagaaactgggagatgaattccccttttcagcaggacaataacctaaaacacaacatCAAATCTATGCTGTAGTTGCTTATCAAGATGACAttaaatgttcttgagtggcctagttacagttttgacttaaatatacTTGAaactctatggcaagacctgaaaatggttgtctagcaatgatcaacaaccaatttgactgaGCTTGAGGGatgttgaaaagaataatggggcAATGTTGCATAATCcagatgtggaaagctcttagagacttgcccagaaagacattgttgaagcaccttgggcaGAGATTACAACTAAGTATTGACTCACAGGCTGACgacaaaatacatttaggaatctatattattcaattattacacccacactgctcgcgcatgccaacgagcatctgcgttgccaagggctttAATAGAAGTCAGTtttatttctgacgcagatcgagctgcaagtcctgcctctcccatctcctcattggtttatagaagcaggtacccatgtgccatctcctcattggttatacccacatgggtgactgAAAGAGACAATAGGTCGGTGGCGgcaacacggaacccaaaccggctgtttGCGTGTGCAATCGtgcataaatatattttgtcCCCCTCCCACCAAACGCGACACGtgggttaaaatatcaaaacaaaatctgaaacaattatattaatttgagaAACAAATCAAAAAGCATTAAACGTTTGTCAATTTAGCTAGTTATCTTGCACTTGCTAgcaaatttgtcctgggatataaacattgttgttatttttacctgaaatgcacaaggtcctccgccaattaatccacacataaaacggtcaactgaatcgtttctagtgaactctcttccttccaggctttttcttctcttgactttatattgcgactATAagtagctagcaacagcaagctagctaaatagaacaaattagctagcaagtgcaagctagctagctaaaatgccATAAATATttcatgcttttcgacctgtccccaaattaatataattggttcagagtttttgatattttaacctgcttgTCGCGatcacgtttggtgtggggggacaaaatacatttatgcacgatggcacaCACGCTCAAccggtttgggttctgtgttagtggagtgaatacttatgtaaattagatttctgcatttaattttcaataaatataataaatatttaTGGACAATAAATATccagaaacatgttttcactttgtcattatggttattgtgtgtgggggatatatattttagaagtcgaccgatttctcgataccgattattggaggaccaaaaaaaaagcgataccgattaatcggcagatttttttttttttttttaaacttttttgtttgtaataatgacaattacaacaatactgaatggacacttattttaacttaatataatacatcaataaaatcaatttagcctcaagtaaataatgaaacatgttcaatttggtttaaataatgcaaaaacaaagtattgGAGAAGAAAGTTAAAGTGCAAtatgctatgtaagaaagctaacgtttcagttccttgctcagaacatgagaacatatggtggttccttttaacatgagtcttcaatattcccaggtaagaagttttatgttgtagttattataggactatttctttctctacgatttgtatttcatataccttttgactattggctgttcttataggcactttagtattgccagtcaaacagtatagcttccgtccctctcctcactcctacctgggctcaaaccaggaacacatcgacaacagccaccctcgaagcagcgttacccatgcagagcacggggaacaactactccaagtctcagagcgagtgacgtttgaaacgctattagcgcgcaccccgctaactagctagccatttcacatcggttacaccagcctaatctcgggagttgataggcttaaagtcataaacagcgcaatgcttgaagcattgcgaagagctgctgacatacacacaagtgctgtttgaatgaatgcgtacgagcctgctggtgcctaccattgttcagtcagactgctctatcaaatgctagacttaattataacataataacacacagaaatacgagccattATTCATTAAaatggttgaatccggaaactatcatttcgaaaacaaaacatttattctttcagtgaaatacggaaccgttccatattttatctagtGGATGGCATCccaaagtctaaatattgctgttacattgtacaaccttcaatgttatgtcattatgtaaaattctggcaaaacAATTACGGCcttttgttaggaataaatggaccTCACACAGTTCGCAATTAGCCAGGTGGCCCAAATTGCTGAaaataccctgactgcttgcacggaacgcaagagaagtaaCACAATTGCCCtagttataagaaattcatgttagcaggcaatattaactaaatatgcaggtttaaaaatatatacttgtgtatt
Coding sequences within it:
- the LOC112252294 gene encoding VPS9 domain-containing protein 1, which encodes MQSLHPERLVTTITTTTTMAAAGADMKPLQHAMKIAKVAIQLDAGNRHKEAYCEYLRSINFITHSLLEDAVSRQGEIVEVEKMLRLAEQCLERAKSSFIGRRDEPATPISYTTPINLAALSLTTALAVSPGKIVSPQPQEPVIYSGPKYNPRPGQRKVLSEGGGEVITFLSPEIFQSLQIVESQDTRKELTPIEEASRLNQKLKENYEARLARLPPAQARTQKTSLTLSLQRQMMENLIIAKARQDALQRKMEERRLRLQEEANRRFAASGTITAEEQEQRVLYTNVLEYEQDHDWPKLWKANIKKNPDDSTLVSGLVSCLLSCPDHPVMMLLKRLQYRVYNRLYPIVSKSLPTSPALPMKPSHSAQSLLMSDSHQNVSKSEVGHSMSSDASLNISFSHDHIANEEDSDGPHTLDRENSFEDLEQFLTQLDWAPSHGDPDVTFEQSQLDQEEPLVQDLEMRDLKEHLKAIVKDIHIAIDQLLSLCLLSFECLNTASSKDLCVASIEEAFFTPLWSSLLALFRKVHRERELSFESSMRLYRDASPGDVGVPSKLYPQDPVMLHGSYPYDSAVQELRLLCRDCCPQRKLECIVRTLRLICACAEDYSCLHEAETKTAAIGADDLLPILSYVALHCELPQLVSECAALEEFIHEGYLIGEEGYCLTSMQSALQYVESLHTGGFQLHNTKFT